One Candidatus Eisenbacteria bacterium DNA window includes the following coding sequences:
- a CDS encoding peptidoglycan-binding protein: MSREIKRIVSVSTEEQGVMSRVLFEQAIEFVLEHEGEVLNDHPEDRGGPTKFGISQQWNPDVNVRELTREQAIDIYWQRYWLGHGYEQLPEPVASKVFDLAVNLGDQTAVICLQRALRACGLRVKVDGLLGLKTCGASRRADAAALMAALRSEAAGEYRLRVARDADQAAFRDGWLNRAYS; this comes from the coding sequence ATGAGCCGGGAGATCAAAAGAATCGTCTCCGTTTCCACGGAGGAGCAGGGCGTGATGAGCAGGGTGCTATTTGAGCAGGCGATCGAATTCGTCCTCGAGCACGAGGGCGAGGTCCTCAATGATCACCCGGAAGACCGCGGCGGGCCCACGAAATTCGGGATCTCGCAGCAGTGGAACCCCGATGTGAACGTGCGGGAGCTCACCCGCGAGCAGGCGATCGATATCTACTGGCAGCGCTACTGGTTGGGCCACGGTTACGAGCAGCTGCCCGAGCCAGTGGCCAGCAAGGTCTTCGACCTCGCCGTGAACCTCGGGGATCAGACAGCAGTCATCTGCCTCCAGCGTGCCCTGCGCGCCTGCGGCCTCCGGGTCAAGGTCGATGGCCTTCTCGGGCTCAAGACCTGCGGGGCTTCCAGGCGCGCCGACGCGGCTGCGCTCATGGCCGCGCTTCGCTCCGAGGCCGCCGGCGAGTACCGACTCAGGGTGGCGCGCGACGCCGATCAAGCGGCGTTCCGGGACGGCTGGCTCAACCGGGCATACTCCTGA